One Brassica napus cultivar Da-Ae chromosome C4, Da-Ae, whole genome shotgun sequence genomic region harbors:
- the BNAC04G54390D gene encoding uncharacterized protein BNAC04G54390D translates to MGIDAKDVCVIVWKVIRFSTNRTCRYVKRYPVASCVSAFVIFLYTFLPWILYFILCSSPLIACASFYLRNHLNGEAEQRRDRGLSSVSSEGRTEKAELKHQRSVRRNARREVEEVGKDWDSSQASEDERGKVILTTLYGELPPETIAPDLETFKRDRTLLGPEESFVESNLDNQGYVVVEDPLERVCDGETELECSSSSSEEEEEKETNTVIVAWTEDDQKNLMDLGTSEIERNKRLENLITRRRSRRLFLLAAERSLMDMEVPRICIGRNYYGLDRENYDADGVLMPGSAPSVMLPRRNPFDLPYDPQEEKPNLTGDSFQQEFADANPKDIFFCRHESFHHRIFPSESQNDSNLESLWRKAVDGRPKPLQGSNDQLPVMKESDVEVGEVRIETDSIRNNDDSDSNITLSPREREKDFNVSDQSDASETFCKRNEDRVVKSLAGLVPRSGGSSSMANARQRYMEHFGYSIKRSHVSTHSVDSDLQVEVSELGSPPSSVDGNDSSDEERSLFINESEISKEMGLNGGESEVLPVGKVEQELNETKSLASPEVKEETTLEPMDMKKLPGNSADEIKMSYDSDEPEPSERTHQESEEPCVRNDQEEMQQLAEAEASGVNHHGNSEDSATSPTSVLQDMLPLSHTHSEDLDHTSDGLLLNVDPPAESSSNQSNEHSDPTEETTVETVCSNATKTVQEKQEGSEEPLINDESKSAEDRRSVSTDPSAEELNSHNN, encoded by the exons atgggTATTGATGCTAAAGATGTCTGTGTTATCGTCTGGAAAGTGATCAGATTTTCAACGAACAGAACGTGCAGATACGTGAAGAGATACCCAGTTGCTTCTTGTGTTTCTGCGTTTGTCATCTTCTTGTACACTTTCCTTCCTTGGATCTTGTATTTCATCCTCTGTTCTTCTCCGTTGATAGCTTGTGCTTCGTTCTATCTTCGGAATCATCTGAATGGTGAGGCGGAGCAGAGGAGAGATCGTGGCTTATCCTCTGTTTCTAGCGAGGGGAGAACAGAGAAGGCTGAGTTAAAGCACCAAAGAAGTGTTCGACGAAACGCGAGAAGGGAAGTGGAAGAGGTCGGGAAAGATTGGGACTCGTCTCAAGCTAGCGAGGACGAGAGAGGAAAAGTTATTCTCACAACTCTCTACGGAGAGTTACCACCGGAGACGATCGCTCCAGATCTGGAGACTTTCAAAAGAGACAGGACGTTGCTTGGACCAGAAGAAAGCTTCGTCGAGTCTAACCTCGACAACCAAGGGTACGTTGTTGTCGAAGATCCTTTGGAGAGGGTTTGTGATGGTGAAACTGAACTAGAATGCTCATCGTCATCatcagaagaggaagaagagaaagaaacaaacacGGTGATAGTAGCGTGGACAGAGGATGACCAGAAGAATCTAATGGATCTTGGTACATCCGAGATCGAAAGAAACAAGAGGCTAGAGAATTTGATTACAAGAAGACGGTCAAGGAGATTGTTCCTTCTTGCAGCTGAGAGAAGCCTGATGGATATGGAAGTTCCTAGGATCTGTATAGGTCGAAACTACTATGGTTTGGATAGAGAAAACTACGACGCCGATGGAGTTCTCATGCCAGGCTCTGCACCTTCCGTTATGTTACCAAGAAGAAACCCATTTGACCTTCCTTATGATCCGCAGGAAGAGAAACCGAACCTTACCGGAGATAGTTTCCAGCAAGAGTTTGCGGATGCTAACCCTAAAGATATCTTCTTTTGTCGCCATGAGAGCTTTCACCACAGAATCTTTCCATCAGAGTCTCAAAATGATTCTAATTTAGAGTCTTTGTGGAGGAAGGCAGTTGATGGTAGGCCTAAGCCACTGCAAG GTAGCAATGATCAGCTTCCTGTAATGAAAGAAAGTGATGTGGAGGTAGGGGAGGTAAGGATAGAGACAGATTCCATAAGAAACAATGATGATAGTGACTCAAACATAACGCTTTCTCCTAGAGAAAGGGAGAAAGATTTCAATGTTTCAGACCAGTCAGATGCTTCTGAAACGTTCTGCAAACGAAATGAAGACCGTGTTGTGAAATCTCTAGCGGGTTTAGTGCCAAGAAGCGGTGGTTCGAGTTCAATGGCGAACGCGAGGCAAAGATACATGGAGCATTTTGGTTACAGCATAAAGAGAAGTCATGTGTCAACACATTCCGTTGACTCTGATCTTCAAGTTGAGGTTTCTGAACTCGGATCACCTCCAAGTTCAGTTGATGGGAATGACTCATCTGATGAAGAGAGATCGTTGTTTATCAATGAATCGGAGATTAGTAAGGAAATGGGGCTTAATGGTGGGGAAAGTGAAGTGTTACCTGTGGGAAAAGTTGAGCAAGAATTAAATGAAACAAAGTCTTTAGCTTCTCCAGAAGTTAAAGAAGAAACAACATTGGAGCCTATG GATATGAAGAAACTTCCGGGGAACTCAGCTGATGAGATAAAGATGAGTTATGACTCTGATGAACCTGAACCATCCGAAAGGACTCATCAAGAATCTGAAGAGCCATGTGTTAGAAATGACCAAGAAGAGATGCAACAATTAGCGGAAGCTGAAGCTTCTGGTGTAAATCACCATGGAAACTCTGAAGATTCTGCTACTTCACCAACATCAGTATTACAAGACATGTTGCCTCTAAGCCATACTCATTCGGAGGATCTTGATCATACATCAGATGGTCTGCTGCTGAATGTGGATCCACCGGCTGAATCATCTAGTAATCAATCGAAT GAACATTCTGACCCAACAGAGGAAACTACAGTAGAAACCGTTTGCTCGAATGCCACGAAAACAGTTCAGGAGAAGCAAGAG GGATCTGAAGAACCATTAATCAATGATGAGTCTAAATCTGCAGAAGACCGCAGATCAGTGTCCACGGATCCATCAGCTGAAGAACTCAATAGCCATAACAATTAA
- the LOC106422217 gene encoding acyl-coenzyme A thioesterase 13-like, translating to MEERMIMEKIREHLHLGEDVDVSDAPRKVEKGRSFYEDFSLRGIRVNRVDPGFISCSFKVPLRLTDKEGYLANGAIANLVDEVGGAVVYVEGLPMNVSVDMSIAFLSKAKLGEELEITSRVMGERGGYKGTIVVVRNKMTGEIIAEGRHSLFGRQPSKL from the exons ATGGAAGAAAGAATGATAATGGAGAAAATTCGAGAGCATCTTCACCTGGGCGAAGACGTTGACGTCAGCGACGCACCCCGAAAAGTGGAGAAAGGAAGAAGCTTCTACGAGGATTTCAGCCTCAGAGGCATCCGAGTCAACCGAGTCGACCCCGGTTTCATTTCCTGCTCCTTCAAGGTCCCTCTCCGTTTGACG GACAAAGAAGGGTATCTAGCAAACGGTGCAATTGCTAATCTTGTTGATGAAGTTGGTGGAGCAGTTGTATATGTTGAAGGTTTACCCATGAATGTTTCAGTGGACATGTCCATTGCTTTCCTTTCAAAAGCCAAGCTTGGT gAGGAGCTGGAGATAACATCGAGAGTGATGGGAGAGAGAGGAGGTTATAAAGGAACGATCGTTGTGGTGAGAAACAAGATGACCGGGGAGATTATAGCTGAAGGTCGCCATTCTTTGTTTGGCAGACAACCTAGTAAGCTCTGA
- the LOC106451517 gene encoding phosphomethylpyrimidine synthase, chloroplastic produces the protein MSSVHSSTLMSVVCNNNNKNHSAWPKLPNSSLLPGFDVVVQAAAVRFKKDTTTTRATLTFDPPTTNSERAKQRKHTIDPSSPDFQPIPSFEECFPKSTKEHIEVVHEESGHVLKVPFRRVHLSGGEPAFDNYDTSGPQTVDPHVGLPKLRKEWIDRREKLGTPRFTQMYYAKQGIITEEMLYCATREKLDPEFVRSEVARGRAIIPSNKKHLELEPMIVGRKFLVKVNANIGNSAVASSIEEEVYKVQWATMWGADTIMDLSTGRHIHETREWILRNSAVPVGTVPIYQALEKVDGIAENLTWEVFRETLIEQAEQGVDYFTIHAGVLLRYIPLTAKRMTGIVSRGGSIHAKWCLAYHKENFAYEHWDDILDICNQYDVALSIGDGLRPGSIYDANDTAQFAELLTQGELTRRAWEKDVQVMNEGPGHVPMNKIPENMQKQLEWCNEAPFYTLGPLTTDIAPGYDHITSAIGAANIGALGTALLCYVTPKEHLGLPNRDDVKAGVIAYKIAAHAADLAKQHPHAQAWDDALSKARFEFRWMDQFALSLDPMTAMSFHDETLPADGAKVAHFCSMCGPKFCSMKITEDIRKYAEENGYGTAEEALRKGMEAMSQEFNVAKKTISGEQHGEVGGEIYLPESYVKANQK, from the exons ATGTCTTCTGTACACAGTAGTACTTTGATGTCTGTCGtatgcaacaacaacaacaagaaccaCTCCGCCTGGCCCAAActtccaaactcctccttgctacCTGGCTTCGATGTGGTTGTCCAAGCTGCTGCCGTTCGGTTCAAGAAAGACACAACAACCACACGAGCCACGTTGACGTTTGATCCACCAACCACTAACTCAGAGAGAGCCAAGCAGAGAAAACACACCATCGACCCTTCTTCTCCTGATTTTCAGCCAATCCCATCGTTTGAGGAATGCTTCCCTAAGAGCACTAAAGAACACAT TGAGGTTGTTCATGAGGAATCTGGTCATGTTCTCAAAGTTCCTTTCAGACGTGTGCATCTGTCTGGTGGTGAGCCAGCTTTTGATAACTACGACACTAGTGGTCCTCAAACTGTTGACCCACACGTTG GGCTTCCTAAGCTAAGGAAGGAGTGGATTGATCGTCGCGAGAAGCTAGGAACACCAAGGTTCACCCAAATGTACTACGCAAAGCAAGGAATCATAACCGAGGAGATGCTCTACTGCGCTACAAGGGAGAAGCTCGACCCTGAGTTTGTGAGATCAGAAGTTGCACGTGGGAGAGCCATCATCCCTTCCAACAAGAAGCATTTGGAGCTTGAACCGATGATTGTCGGTAGAAAGTTCTTGGTCAAGGTCAATGCCAATATCGGAAACTCAGCCGTTGCAAGCTCCATTGAAGAAGAGGTCTACAAGGTTCAGTGGGCGACCATGTGGGGAGCTGATACAATCATGGACCTCTCGACTGGTCGTCACATCCACGAGACACGCGAGTGGATCCTAAGGAACTCAGCTGTTCCTGTTGGCACCGTCCCCATTTATCAAGCCCTTGAGAAAGTGGATGGTATTGCTGAGAATCTTACCTGGGAAGTGTTCAGAGAGACTCTAATTGAACAAGCCGAGCAAGGTGTGGACTACTTCACTATCCACGCTGGTGTTCTGCTGCGTTACATTCCTTTAACGGCTAAGCGTATGACTGGGATCGTTTCTCGTGGAGGATCCATCCATGCTAAGTGGTGCTTAGCTTACCACAAGGAGAACTTTGCCTATGAGCACTGGGATGATATTCTAGACATCTGTAACCAGTATGATGTGGCTCTTTCAATAGGGGATGGTCTGAGACCTGGATCCATCTATGATGCTAATGACACTGCTCAGTTTGCTGAGCTTCTTACTCAAGGTGAACTTACTCGCCGAGCATGGGAGAAAGATGTGCAG gtGATGAATGAAGGGCCAGGGCATGTGCCAATGAACAAGATTCCAGAGAATATGCAGAAGCAGCTTGAATGGTGTAACGAGGCACCATTCTACACGCTTGGTCCTTTGACTACTGATATTGCTCCTGGATATGATCACATCACCTCCGCCATTGGAGCTGCCAATATTGGAGCCTTGGGCACAGCTCTTCTTTGCTATGTAACACCCAAAGAGCATCTCGGGTTACCAAACAGAGACGATGTGAAGGCTGGGGTTATAGCTTACAAGATAGCCGCACATGCAGCTGATCTGGCCAAGCAGCATCCACATGCACAGGCGTGGGACGATGCGCTGAGCAAGGCGCGGTTTGAGTTTAGGTGGATGGATCAGTTTGCTCTGTCCTTGGACCCTATGACCGCTATGTCCTTCCATGATGAGACTCTTCCAGCTGATGGAGCGAAGGTTGCACACTTTTGCTCCATGTGTGGACCAAAATTCTGCTCCATGAAGATAACTGAAGACATCAGGAAGTATGCAGAGGAGAATGGTTACGGCACTGCTGAGGAAGCGCTCAGAAAAGGGATGGAGGCTATGAGTCAAGAGTTCAATGTTGCAAAGAAAACAATCAGCGGAGAGCAGCACGGTGAAGTTGGTGGTGAAATCTACTTGCCAGAGAGCTATGTCAAGGCTAATCAGAAGTAA